The DNA region TACCAGCGCACGCTAAGCGGCCCTAGGCTGAAGATAATAGGGCCGGGAGAAGCAAATTGAAAGGCTAAGGGAAAATTGAGAATATCCATCATAAGATTTCTTCAGAGGGCGCAAGCCTGTTTGTCCCAAGGCGAATTAGCGGCAACTCAGTCCACATAATGTCCTGTGGTGAGACCGGCTTTAATTATTATCAATGTTTAACTGGGGTGCAAGGATTCGAACCTCGGAATGGCTGGACCAAAACCAGCTGCCTTACCACTTGGCGACACCCCATTGCTGTCACCTTGATTATATTAACACCCTACCACCTGAAGTTGTCAAGAACTTTTATATTTTTCTGAGAACTTTTTTTAACCCCTCCTTTCTGGCCAGCGAGAGGGCTTAGGAGCCAGGGAGCCGGTGGGGATAGCTTTGCGAGAGTGCCCACTTAATTTAAGGCGTACACTTTTTTGGGAAAGTCACCATTTCTTCAAATAACCTGCCATCTGTAACTTTCTTATCGTAAATTTTTCTAACCTTATTTTTAAAAATAAGGCTTAAAGAAATATGGTCACTTTATAAATGCAGGATAATATCCCCTACAGAAAAGCCCTTTCACCTATCAGCCGGTGAGAGAGCAAACAAGAGTAACAATTTAAATATCATCCCGCCTAAAACCCAATTTTTCGCTCCCTGAGGGCAACACAGGGAGCGAAATAAGATGCCTAAGCGTCAGATCACCACTCTTAACCCTCGCCTATCTCAAAATACTTAGTCTTTTATTAAGCAATTTCTAAGTGTTGTTGCAACTTGTGTGGTAGTCCGGCTGCTTTTTCTAGATTCAGGTATGGTAGTAAGGATGCTGAATAATTAAGCAAATATAAAGACAGGTTCGGCTGATCTTCCAGCCTACCAATTTAAAAACGTGTTCCTCACCATCTCCATCCGAGATGGGTAAACGATAGAAGGAGGTTGTATGACTCCCTCAATGCTTCGTCACCTATGGGTTGTGGTTGAAAAGGCCCAAGCAAACTTTCTGTTAAACCTTGATGATGCCAGCTTAGAGCAGTGGTTGCTCAAGCAGTTCAAACAAGAGCGCTCGCTCAATCATGATGAAGTGAATATTTTAAATTCCTACATCCGATCTAAACTGTCACTGATCCGCGACCTCGCTCAGGAGCGGCAACTGACAGAACTGTTCGGACACGGGTCTCTCTGCTGAAAAGCTTTGGCCCAAGGAAGCGTTTAGGCGTTTTGAGCGCGAGTTCCCCTGCCGGCCACCGGCACCCACTCGCCATAAACTTGACATCAAACGCCTATTATTGCCTTCATTGCTAGCAACCAAGGGCAAGGCTTGTCAGCTTGTCGTTTGTTCCTATTGTGGCTCCGCTTTTTCTACAGATCCATCGTTGACACCAAGGGTTAGTTCCAACGGTGTGCCAGAAGCGTGTGCCTTAATTGCCTGCCGATAGACTTGGTAGTTGGTCGGTAGTGTAACGGTTTGTACGCCCTCTTGATAACTCAGCTTGTACTCCACAGTTTTCTGAAGCTGTGGGGAACTGGCTTTTTCCAGCGGTTTCTGTAGTCGTTTCTCAATGTCATCCACTGTGGGGCGTGGCGGGAGTGCCGGCCACCACAAGCCTTTGTCATCAGGGCCGGTGGTTGCCCCTTCTGGCTTCTCGCCATTACGGTTCAGTAGAAAAGTTGAGCCAAAACTTTCGCGGCGGGGCATTTTATCGCCGGCAGGATTTATTGAATATTCCACTTGCCAAGTATAGGTTGTTAGAGCGGTTGCTTCATAGCGCTCTGCGGTTACAGTGTTGCAACCGGCAACGGTTAATGCCACAACAGTCCCAACCAAACACCGCAGCCTACCCATGCCCATTCTTTCCCTCTGAGTCCGCACTCTTTCGCCTCTGACCCCAGCATTCAGACAATTACTACTGTTTGTCTTAACAATCATATCAAATATATTTGTTGGATAAACACGATTAAACAAAATCCCAGTCTATAGAAGCAATAATAGGAAAAATTACATCAATATATTTCAATTCAAAATTCAAAGTTTAAAATTGATTAAGAAGTACCTACAGCAATTAAAATCGTGCAATTAGCGCCCCTATTTCCGATTGTCTATCAACTTCTCAAGCCGGCCTTTCCCAGCTGCCTGTGGACAGGGCCAAATACTTCCCCTGCCATTGCCCTAACCTTTGATGATGGCCCGCATCTCGAACACACCCCTCAACTGCTAGAAGTTTTAGATCGCTACGGCATTGTCGCCAGTTTCTTTTGGTTAGGGGCGTGCGTTGATCGGGTGCCGGCAATCGCTAAACAAGTTTATCAGCGGGGTCACTGGGTTGGCTTGCATGGATACGAGCATCGTGCCTTTCCCCAGCTTAGCGAAGAAGCTCTCAAACAAAGCTTAAAACAAACCCAAATCGCGATCGCCAATGCTTGCGAACTGGATCTGCAGTATGTCCAGCAGTCTATGCGAGACGTGCGTCCTCCTAATGGGATCTTTACCCCTCAAACTTTGCAGTTGTTGCGCCAGTGGAACTACCGGCCCGTTATGTGGAGTGTAGTCCCAGAAGATTGGGTGCGTCCCGGAGTGGATCTTGTGGTGCAGCGGGTGATGCGGCAAGTTAGACCGGGTTCCGTGATAGTTTTACATGACGGATACTTTGGCGGACAAGACGTGGCGCAGACAACCGCCCAACTAATTCCCCTGTTACTGGAGCAAGGCTATCAATTTGTTAGCATCAACCAGCTGTGGAAGGCAAATCAACTTTAGATTTTAAGTCTAGATTTAGTTTGACCCAAAAAGCTCATAGGCTTTTTAAGCACAAGAACAGTGCGATTTCATAGCAAAGTCAGTTAAATCGATTTTTGATATTACGGATCGAAACCCTCCACTGCCGGCAGCCACCCAATCTTCCCCCACAGCAACTCTATTCGTGGGTTGTCCCATCCGGCATAATCGCTCCTCTGAGATCGGCATCACGCAAATTAACCCGAACCAGATTAGTGTCAATCAAGATAGCATCCCGCAAATTTGCGCCGGTGAGGTTTGACCAACTCAGTTTAGCCCGATACAGCGTCGCCCCAGTCAGATTGACTTCCCGTAAAGTTGACCAACTTACATTGGTTCCGCGCAGTTGAGCCTTACTCATATTGGCTCCCGCTAAGTTAGATCCACTCAGCTTGGCTTTGCTCAAATTTGCCCGACTCAAGTCTGCTCCTGTCAGGTTCGCCCCATTCAAAATCGCATTCGTTAAGTTGACTCCTTCTAGGATAGAGTTAATCAGAATCGCAATTGTGAGGTTGACCCCTTCTAAGTTGGCGCGGCTCAGATCGGCTTCAGTCAGGATAGCCCGACTCAAATTGGCGTCGCTGAGATTGGCTGATTTAAGATTGGCTTTCGTCAGTTTTACCTCACTGGCAATCACCTCACTGAGTGTTGCTCCCTGGAGATTGACCTCACTCAAATTTGCCCGACTCAAGTTTGTCTCACTTAAATTTGCTTTTTCTAAATTGGCTCGGCTCAGATCGGCTCCGATTAAGTTCATCTCACTTAAAATAGCCCCACTCAAGTTCGCACCCTGAAGTTTAACTTCCCGCAAATTGGCTCGGCTGAGCTTAGCTTCTTGCAAATACGCCCCACTGAGATCTGCATCCCGTAAGTTAACTCCACTCAAATCTACTCCCTGTAGGTGGCACCCGCTCAGTTTTAGATCGCGAAAATCTCGTTCACCGGCTGCATATCGCTTTAGAAGTTCGTTGGCATCCATGTCCTGTATCTCACACACTATATAACTTACACAATCTACTGAGGCCGGGTTTTAATTTATCGTCTCAGATGACATAAGATTTTAGTTCTAACCTTTTTCAGTCTGCCCAATAAGTGTCGCTCCATAGCAACCGCCGCAAAGTTGTCTACAAATTGTCTCCTTTCACCGGCACAAACCGCGCAAACAATCATAGATTCTGAGACAATCAGAGTTGTCATGGTCATTGGTCATTGGTCATTGGTCATCAGTCTTGGGTAATGACTGATGATTGACGGTTCATCGTTCATGCCAGCAATGAACAATGAACAATGAACAATGAACAATTAGAAATTAGCAAGCTCACAACTGACAAATGACAAATGACAATTTGAGAAGCAGCGTTGTGACCCAAGGTGTGCAGCGTTCGCCAAACCGGGCAATGCTGCGTGCCGTTGGGTTTGGTGACGGAGATTTCACGAAACCGATTGTGGGAATTGCCAATGGTTACAGCACGATCACACCGTGCAATATGGGATTGAACCAGTTGGCGCTGCGGGCTGAGGCAGGAGCGCGGGCTGCCGGTGCCATGCCCCAGTTATTTGGCACGATTACGATCAGTGATGGCATCTCGATGGGAACAGAGGGGATGAAATATTCCCTGGTATCGCGGGAGGTGATTGCAGACTCGATAGAGACAGTTTGTAATGGCCAAAGTATGGATGGGGTGCTCGCGGTTGGTGGCTGCGATAAAAATATGCCAGGGGCGATGATTGCGATCGCTCGTTTGAATATCCCCGCAGTTTTTGTCTACGGCGGCACGATTAAACCAGGCCATCACAACGGACGGGATCTGACAGTTGTCAGTCCTTTTGAGGCTGTGGGTGAATACAGCGCCGGCAAAATTGATGAGGCAGAACTACTGGAAGTCGAGCGTAAGGCTTGCCCCGGTGCCGGTTCTTGCGGCGGTATGTATACGGCTAATACCATGTCTTCTGCATTTGAGGCAATGGGAATGAGTTTGATGTACTCTTCCACGATGGCGGCTGAGGATGCAGAAAAAGCAGACAGTGCAGAAAAGTCGGCATTTGTTCTGGTTGAGGCAATCAAAAACCAGATTTTGCCCCGTCAAATTTTGACTCGCAAGGCGTTTGAAAATGCGATTTCGGTGATTATGGCCGTGGGTGGATCTACAAATGCAGTGCTGCATTTGCTGGCAATTGCCCATGCGGTAGGTGTCGAGTTAAAGCTTGAGGACTTTGAAACGATTCGCGCCAAGGTGCCGGTGTTGTGCGATCTCAAGCCGAGTGGTCGCTATGTTGCAACAGATTTGCATAAAGCCGGCGGGATTCCGCTGGTGATGAAAATGCTGCTAGAGCACGGCTTACTGCACGGAGATGCGCTAACTGTAACCGGCAAGACGATTGCAGAACAGTTGGCAGATGTCCCATCTGAACCGGCAGCCGGTCAAGATGTGATCCGTCCTTGGAATAATCCGCTTTACGCTCAAGGGCACTTGGCAATTCTCAGCGGAAATCTGGCGACAGAAGGCGCAGTTGCCAAGATTAGCGGTGTCAAAACTCCTAGTATCACCGGCCCTGCACGCGTGTTTGAATCAGAAGAGGAGTGCTTGAAAGCAATTATGGCCGGCAAAATTCAAGCCGGTGACGTGCTGATTGTTCGCTATGAAGGGCCAAAAGGTGGGCCAGGAATGCGAGAAATGCTGGCTCCTACCTCGGCGCTTATCGGTGCCGGCTTGGGAGATAAGGTGGGGTTAATTACTGATGGCCGGTTTTCTGGGGGCACTTATGGCTTGGTGGTTGGCCATGTCGCACCCGAAGCCGCCGTTGGGGGGACAATCGCCCTGGTTCAGGAAAACGATAGCATTACCATTGACGCCCGTACCCGTTCGTTACACCTTCATGTACCTGATGAAGAATTAGAGCGCCGGCGCAGTGCTTGGCAGCCGCCTAAGCCCCGCTATACAAGCGGTGTGCTGGCTAAATACGCCAAGTTGGTTTCTTCCAGCAGTGTTGGGGCGGTTACGGATTTAGGTTTATAGGGGAATTGGGAATGGGGCATTGGGGATTGGGGATTGGGCATAGGAGGGAGTGCTGAGTAAGAGAGGGGGACAGTATTCTCTATATTTATTAACCATTCCCCATGCCCAATGCCCCATGCCCTCTTTAATTATCTTTCAGCAGAATTTGCCGCAACCGTTGTGGCAGCAAGCG from Microcoleus sp. FACHB-68 includes:
- the ilvD gene encoding dihydroxy-acid dehydratase; the encoded protein is MTNDNLRSSVVTQGVQRSPNRAMLRAVGFGDGDFTKPIVGIANGYSTITPCNMGLNQLALRAEAGARAAGAMPQLFGTITISDGISMGTEGMKYSLVSREVIADSIETVCNGQSMDGVLAVGGCDKNMPGAMIAIARLNIPAVFVYGGTIKPGHHNGRDLTVVSPFEAVGEYSAGKIDEAELLEVERKACPGAGSCGGMYTANTMSSAFEAMGMSLMYSSTMAAEDAEKADSAEKSAFVLVEAIKNQILPRQILTRKAFENAISVIMAVGGSTNAVLHLLAIAHAVGVELKLEDFETIRAKVPVLCDLKPSGRYVATDLHKAGGIPLVMKMLLEHGLLHGDALTVTGKTIAEQLADVPSEPAAGQDVIRPWNNPLYAQGHLAILSGNLATEGAVAKISGVKTPSITGPARVFESEEECLKAIMAGKIQAGDVLIVRYEGPKGGPGMREMLAPTSALIGAGLGDKVGLITDGRFSGGTYGLVVGHVAPEAAVGGTIALVQENDSITIDARTRSLHLHVPDEELERRRSAWQPPKPRYTSGVLAKYAKLVSSSSVGAVTDLGL
- a CDS encoding polysaccharide deacetylase family protein; the protein is MQLAPLFPIVYQLLKPAFPSCLWTGPNTSPAIALTFDDGPHLEHTPQLLEVLDRYGIVASFFWLGACVDRVPAIAKQVYQRGHWVGLHGYEHRAFPQLSEEALKQSLKQTQIAIANACELDLQYVQQSMRDVRPPNGIFTPQTLQLLRQWNYRPVMWSVVPEDWVRPGVDLVVQRVMRQVRPGSVIVLHDGYFGGQDVAQTTAQLIPLLLEQGYQFVSINQLWKANQL
- a CDS encoding pentapeptide repeat-containing protein, with product MDANELLKRYAAGERDFRDLKLSGCHLQGVDLSGVNLRDADLSGAYLQEAKLSRANLREVKLQGANLSGAILSEMNLIGADLSRANLEKANLSETNLSRANLSEVNLQGATLSEVIASEVKLTKANLKSANLSDANLSRAILTEADLSRANLEGVNLTIAILINSILEGVNLTNAILNGANLTGADLSRANLSKAKLSGSNLAGANMSKAQLRGTNVSWSTLREVNLTGATLYRAKLSWSNLTGANLRDAILIDTNLVRVNLRDADLRGAIMPDGTTHE